CGATACTGTACTTTCTTTTATGAAATAAAACAGTTAttccagaagaaaaaaagctaTCCGAGGAGAACGCACGCAACCGATCTCAGCTTATGTGCAGGCAGTTCTAACCGCCGCAACTGTCCAAAAATGTGCGTGGATCCgatcaaaaaaagaaaagaagcgcGTGGATCGAATTTTGTCTGCGCGCGAAACTGCTCCTATTCCTGGACGCCACCATCGACGTGGCATCCGTTTTGCAACTTCCCACCCGATAAGCATCAAACGACCGAAGCGATCAAGTGAGACGCTACCAAGTTTAATTCCATGCTCCCGGCCCGTTCCTATAAATACCGCAGGACACCGAAGGGAAACAGACAGGCCAGTGCATGCACGCAGCTGagcttcttttctttgctcTCTATAAGTGTTAGCCATGGCGTCGCCATTCTCCGTGCCTTCGTTGGTGAGTGCGCTGTGTTCACAACGACGTCATGTCCTATAATGCTATGCATTTCGATTTAAGCTGACGCAGAGCGTGTGATGATGTTTGTTTTCTTATCTCTGGGTACGTATCTAGATTATGGAGGAGGAAGGTCGGTtcgaggcggaggtggccgaGGTCGGGGCGTGGTGGAACACGGAGAGGTTCCGGCTGACCAAGCGCCCCTACACCGCCCGCGACGTCGTGCTCCTCCGCGGCACGCTCCGGCAGAGCTACGCCTCGGGCGAAATGGCCAAGAAGCTCTGGCGCACGCTCAAGTCCCACCAGGCCAACGGCACGGCCTCTCGCACCTTCGGCGCCCTCGACCCCGTCCAGGTGACGATGATGGCCAAGCACCTGGACACCATCTACGTGTCCGGGTGGCAGTGCTCGTCGACGCACACCTCGACGAACGAGCCGGGCCCGGACCTGGCCGACTACCCCTACGACACGGTGCCCAACAAGGTCGAACACCTCTTCTTCGCCCAGCAGTACCACGACCGGAAGCAGCAGGAGGCGCGCATGTCGCTGCCCCGCGCCGAGCGCGCCCACGCGCCGTTCGTGGACTTCCTCAAGCCCATCATCGCCGACGGCGACACGGGCTTCGGCGGCGCCACGGCAACGGTCAAGCTGTGCAAGCTCTTCGTGgagcgcggcgcggccgggGTGCACCTGGAGGACCAGTCGTCCGTGACCAAGAAGTGCGGCCACATGGCCGGGAAGGTGCTCGTGGCCGTGTCGGAGCACGTGAaccgcctcgtcgccgcccgGCTCCAGTTCGACGTCATGGGCGTCGAGACCGTCCTCGTGGCGCGCACCGACGCCGTGGCCGCCACGCTGATCCAGACCAACGTGGACGCGCGCGACCACGGCTTCATCCTCGGGGCTACCAACCCGCGGCTCAAGAACCGGAGCCTCAACACCGTGCTCTCGGacgccatggcggccggcaAGAACGGCATGGAGCTCCAGGCCATCGAGGACGAGTGGATCGCCACGGCGCAGCTCAAGACCTTCTCCGATGCCGTCAAGGACGCCATCGCCGCAATCCCCAACACCACCGACCACGACAAGAACCGCAAGCTCCAGGAATGGAGCAACGCCACGGGCGGCTACGAGAAATGCATTTCCCACGAGCAAGCGCGGGAGCTCGCCGCGAGCCTGGGAGTGCCTTCGTTGTTCTGGGACTGGGACCTGCCGCGGACCAGGGAAGGGTTCTACCGCTTCCGGGGgtccgtggcggcggccgtggtcCGCGGGCGCGCATTCGCGCCGCACGCGGACGTGCTCTGGATGGAGACGTCGAGCCCGGACATCGCCGAGTGCACGGCCTTCTCGGAGGGCGTGCGCGGGGGGCACCCGGAGACGATGCTGGCGTACAACCTCTCGCCGTCCTTCAACTGGGACGCGTCCGGCATGACGGACGCCGACATGGCCGCCTTCATCCCGCAGGTGGCCAGGCTGGGGTACGTGTGGCAGTTCATCACGCTCGCCGGGTTCCACGCCGACGCGCTCGTCACCGACACGTTTGCGAGGGACTTTGCCCGCCGCGGCATGCTCGCCTACGTGGAGAGGATccagagggaggagaggagcaaTGGGGTGGACACGCTGGAGCATCAGAAGTGGTCGGGCGCCAACTTTTatgacagggtgctcaagacCGTCCAGGGCGGCATCTCCTCGACAGCAGCCATGGGCAAAGGCAAGTTTACCCTGGGTTGACACTTGAGACATACAGTAgtattctgaatttctgatgaCATCTCACCTGTATTGATTTTGTTCTTGTAGGAGCTACTGAAGAACAGTTCAAGGGCTCATGGGCTAGGCCCGGAAGTGAGAGCAGTGGCCAACACGTTCTTGCCAAATCCAGGATGTGACGAGAGTTGTGATAACGAAGAAGAGGGAGCTCTAAAATAATTGGATAATAATAAAAGTGCAATAAGGTCATCGATAGAGCTCCTGCAAATAGATATTTTCAAATCAAATCGAACTATAATTGGAGTACTAGTTACTACTATCTGAACTGAGTTATATAGCTCAAATTGGAAATCTCCATTTGGGTTAAACTGTATTGATGTGATGCGAATCTTTTAGATCGTCAACTGGATAATGGATATTGGATTACATCACAATCCGTTGAGCACTCTTCTGCATATGAACTCAAAAACCGCACTGATGCTACTGGGTATTGTATTACATCAACCTGCATATAGTTGAAATCAAGTACTCACATGAATAATTAAAGCACCCAAAAATTAGTTGTAGTACATCAGAAAGGTTCAATGACAGTTTCAAGGAAGTTGATGCAGACAGGATGTTTGGAAGGTACGTCCCGCAATGAGGGTTTTGTTGTTCTACTTAGCCCAAGGCTTCAGAATTGATAGCACGATGATCCCTGCAATGACGAGAAGCATGATAATTGCAATCATCATGCACTTCCTTGACTTTTTCTGCAGGTTCTTGGCGCTGCGCAGCGCTTCAGTACCAGTTTGCACATGGTTTACAGCATTCTGAACCTGATAGTTCAAATAATCAGCAAGTATAAACGACAGAGTTTTCAGTAAAATTGGCGAGCAAAAAGAGAAGTACTGACTTGGCTCTCTATGTTGTCCAATATCTCCCCTTGTGCGTCGACCAGTGCTGCCATGTCTGTAAAAATCTGAGAACAAAATGGTACCTGTCATAATTCGGATACAGTTTTGCCAGGGGTACTATGTGCTGAACTATGAACATTGCAACCGCAATGATCATATGAGAAGGAGGGAATAGTACTAAAAACTCTTGCAGTCCTGATTTATAACTCAATAAATTTCGAAGTTTTGCTTTTTCATGAAGTCAGAGGAtctaggaaaaaaaacaaccTGTTGCAATTCTAGCAGCTTCTTTTCAATATCCATGACCACATCATGCCGTTCCTGAATTTCTTCAACCGTGGCCATAATCTACTCGCGAAGTGCATTTTATCAAACATAAGTAAGAAGGTCAGACGAACATGAGACGAGGCACACATGTACTTAGTGAAATAATACACCAGAATTGACCTGCCCTCGACCAATTCCCTGAATTGCTTTCTCGAAGATCTGCTCGCTGCTGCCAGTCTCAATTAGGTTGTCAACCACCTAGACATGTTTTGTGGAGCATTGGAATCAGAAGAGTACTATTGCATTCTCATGTACCTAATGTAGGAGAACAAGCATAGTCACCTCCTCAGAAGGCTTTGTTCCAGTAACTGAAATGAAATTTCAAAAGAAACTGAAATGAAATTCCAACTTTCAGGTTTGTCATGGATTGTTTAAAAGACAATTCAAACTAAAATCATAATTAAGCAAGAAAAGGCCCCTGACCTGTGAAAATCCTCCTCTCAACAACTTCTCGGTACTCTTGTTGGATAGTTTGCCTTAGATTCTGCAACAAACAAGGATTACTATACTGCAAGATCATTATTTTTTGGCACAGAAGATGGACAGTGGGTTGGATAATCAAACCTGGAAATCTTTCATTCTTTCTTTaagcttcttcttcagtgCACTGCAGTCATCAAGAACTAGTAATAAATCACCCTTTCTGTTGTTGGAAAAAGCAACATGTGCAATTGTTTTCTGTCTGCTTAAAATACTTTTGGACTAACTAGTTCCCTAGAACTGGATTCCAGTCAATTTATTTTACATAAAAATGAGTTTGGTGATTGAAGGATCAGAGTCAAATCAACTTGAAtttactactacctccgttccataattcttgtctcaaatttgccccaaaatggatctatctattcctaaaaaacgtctagatacatgtaatatttcgacgagaattatggaacggagggagtatattatagGTACAGTGTTTCTCGAGATTAAAAATATCCT
This is a stretch of genomic DNA from Brachypodium distachyon strain Bd21 chromosome 1, Brachypodium_distachyon_v3.0, whole genome shotgun sequence. It encodes these proteins:
- the LOC100841104 gene encoding isocitrate lyase — protein: MASPFSVPSLIMEEEGRFEAEVAEVGAWWNTERFRLTKRPYTARDVVLLRGTLRQSYASGEMAKKLWRTLKSHQANGTASRTFGALDPVQVTMMAKHLDTIYVSGWQCSSTHTSTNEPGPDLADYPYDTVPNKVEHLFFAQQYHDRKQQEARMSLPRAERAHAPFVDFLKPIIADGDTGFGGATATVKLCKLFVERGAAGVHLEDQSSVTKKCGHMAGKVLVAVSEHVNRLVAARLQFDVMGVETVLVARTDAVAATLIQTNVDARDHGFILGATNPRLKNRSLNTVLSDAMAAGKNGMELQAIEDEWIATAQLKTFSDAVKDAIAAIPNTTDHDKNRKLQEWSNATGGYEKCISHEQARELAASLGVPSLFWDWDLPRTREGFYRFRGSVAAAVVRGRAFAPHADVLWMETSSPDIAECTAFSEGVRGGHPETMLAYNLSPSFNWDASGMTDADMAAFIPQVARLGYVWQFITLAGFHADALVTDTFARDFARRGMLAYVERIQREERSNGVDTLEHQKWSGANFYDRVLKTVQGGISSTAAMGKGATEEQFKGSWARPGSESSGQHVLAKSRM
- the LOC100841404 gene encoding syntaxin-132, whose amino-acid sequence is MNNLLTDSFEMDEKPPKERDIEMGRRNSKNKSDYGLEDFYEEVKDIEMLLDKMSNIVQKLQEANEESKSVTKASAMKAIKGRMEKDIDEVGKIARNIKMKLEQMDRNNLNNRKKPDCGKGTGVDRSRMSMTIALKKKLKERMKDFQNLRQTIQQEYREVVERRIFTVTGTKPSEEVVDNLIETGSSEQIFEKAIQGIGRGQIMATVEEIQERHDVVMDIEKKLLELQQIFTDMAALVDAQGEILDNIESQVQNAVNHVQTGTEALRSAKNLQKKSRKCMMIAIIMLLVIAGIIVLSILKPWAK